One Calditrichota bacterium genomic region harbors:
- a CDS encoding ABC transporter permease encodes MNLPLFIATRYLRTKRRTGFISLITYISAGGIMIGVAALVITLSVMNGFESEVRDRIIGADAHIKVTLFHEMPMVEWRAPLDTLRRLTNVVGATPYVQGKGMIRKGTRIEGIVIKGVDPATVGEVGDLPKTIVAGAMIFRGNSDPKSGTEMPGIILGRQVSFRLDATIGDTVILISPAGLTSLLSTPRLMRFNVTGVFETGIYEYDDAFAHVALADAQEFFEFSNAISGIELRLNRMEYADRVARRIEEVLRYPYFPRTWHDMHQTLFRWMKIEKWLYTILLSLIILVAAFNIVSSQIMVVLEKKREIGILKAIGATQEVILKVFLFEGLIVGVVGTVLGLVLGWALCRAQQTYKFFSLP; translated from the coding sequence TTGAACCTCCCTCTTTTCATAGCCACCCGTTACCTCCGCACCAAGCGGCGGACCGGTTTCATCTCCCTCATCACCTATATTTCGGCCGGAGGCATAATGATCGGCGTCGCTGCGTTGGTCATTACGCTCTCGGTGATGAACGGATTCGAGTCCGAAGTGCGGGACCGGATCATCGGCGCTGATGCCCATATCAAGGTTACGCTTTTTCACGAGATGCCGATGGTCGAGTGGCGTGCGCCGTTGGACACCTTGCGACGGCTGACAAATGTCGTCGGAGCGACTCCCTATGTGCAAGGCAAAGGGATGATAAGGAAGGGAACCCGGATCGAAGGCATCGTTATCAAGGGCGTAGATCCGGCTACGGTAGGGGAGGTTGGAGACCTGCCGAAGACGATCGTTGCCGGTGCGATGATTTTCCGTGGAAACAGCGATCCGAAGAGCGGTACCGAAATGCCGGGGATAATTCTGGGCCGGCAGGTAAGTTTTCGGCTTGACGCGACTATAGGGGACACCGTAATCCTGATCAGCCCGGCAGGCTTGACCAGTTTGCTATCTACACCGCGCTTGATGCGGTTCAACGTAACTGGTGTCTTCGAGACCGGTATCTATGAGTATGACGACGCCTTTGCGCATGTTGCGCTGGCCGATGCCCAGGAGTTTTTCGAGTTCAGTAATGCGATTTCCGGCATCGAACTGCGGCTAAACCGAATGGAATACGCGGACCGGGTAGCCCGTCGGATCGAGGAAGTGCTCCGCTATCCCTACTTCCCGCGCACCTGGCACGATATGCACCAGACGCTTTTTAGATGGATGAAGATCGAGAAGTGGCTCTATACGATCCTCCTATCGCTCATTATCCTCGTGGCTGCGTTTAACATTGTTTCGAGTCAGATCATGGTAGTGCTGGAGAAGAAGCGGGAGATTGGCATCCTGAAGGCGATCGGCGCGACGCAGGAGGTGATCCTCAAAGTCTTCCTCTTCGAGGGCCTCATTGTTGGTGTCGTCGGGACGGTTTTAGGGTTGGTTCTCGGCTGGGCGCTTTGCCGGGCGCAGCAGACTTACAAGTTTTTTTCGCTACCGG